In Leptolyngbya iicbica LK, one DNA window encodes the following:
- a CDS encoding phosphoribosyltransferase — translation MDLSKLYDRTQTGQLLADQLAAQSFAMPGWVIALPRGGVPVGAEIARRLGWPLDIWLVRKLGVPNQPELAMGAIAAPNIQILSQDLIQRLKISSAQIQATVQAEQQELQRRDQCYRGGRSRPNIQGRPVIVVDDGVATGATFQAAIAAIKTFQPLSITAVAPVVAPSSWQTISAKVDASFCIIAPPSLGSISQWYEHFEAVDDATVSQYLEHYRDAE, via the coding sequence ATGGATTTATCAAAACTCTACGATCGCACCCAAACTGGGCAGCTACTTGCCGACCAGCTAGCCGCTCAATCCTTTGCCATGCCGGGCTGGGTGATTGCGCTACCGCGTGGGGGCGTCCCGGTAGGCGCAGAGATTGCACGGCGGCTCGGTTGGCCGCTAGATATTTGGCTGGTGCGTAAGCTCGGAGTTCCCAACCAGCCCGAACTCGCGATGGGGGCGATCGCGGCCCCCAACATCCAGATTCTGAGTCAAGACTTGATTCAGCGATTAAAGATTTCGTCGGCGCAAATTCAGGCGACCGTGCAGGCCGAGCAGCAAGAGTTACAGCGCCGCGACCAGTGTTATCGGGGTGGGCGATCGCGACCCAACATTCAAGGTCGTCCCGTGATTGTGGTCGATGATGGCGTCGCAACAGGGGCGACTTTTCAAGCGGCGATCGCGGCCATCAAGACCTTTCAGCCCCTCAGCATAACCGCCGTTGCCCCCGTCGTCGCTCCCAGCAGTTGGCAAACCATTAGCGCTAAAGTGGATGCCAGTTTTTGCATAATAGCGCCTCCCTCCCTCGGTTCGATTAGTCAATGGTACGAACACTTTGAGGCGGTTGATGACGCCACCGTGAGCCAATATTTAGAACACTATCGAGACGCTGAATAG
- a CDS encoding NAD(P)/FAD-dependent oxidoreductase, with the protein MARIVIIGCGVVGAAIAYELSRTTSHTLTVLEQHSPAEGATGAALGIAMGVISHKVKGRNWRLREASLRRYPTLLSELAELGQPVPHNSQGILSLCFEAESLPRWQSLQAIRQRQGWPLEIWSPDQVAAACPHLSLDQVVAGIYSPQDLQIMPAAFTQALINAAQQQGAELQTDTAVVGFEQEGDRVQAVQTASQTYPADVVIVTAGLGSERLAGKLDQMLPMMPVLGQGLRIQMPEGLGDASFQPVINGDDVHLVPMGDRVYGVAATVEFPPDGERSPLPEAAAIEAVWQAAIEYCPALKAGNILSTWYGLRPRPQGQAAPVIQPMEGIRNGILATGHYRNGVLLAPATALKVQELLQAILDNDSSMSPSR; encoded by the coding sequence ATGGCTCGCATTGTCATCATTGGGTGTGGGGTCGTGGGGGCGGCGATCGCCTATGAGCTCAGTCGCACCACCTCTCACACCCTCACTGTGTTAGAACAACATTCTCCCGCTGAGGGCGCGACCGGGGCCGCCCTCGGCATTGCGATGGGCGTGATTAGCCACAAGGTCAAAGGACGCAACTGGCGGCTACGGGAAGCTAGCCTGCGCCGTTACCCCACGCTTTTATCCGAACTGGCCGAGTTAGGGCAGCCCGTTCCCCACAATTCTCAAGGGATTCTCAGTCTGTGTTTTGAGGCGGAAAGCCTGCCTCGCTGGCAATCGTTGCAAGCCATTCGTCAGCGTCAGGGCTGGCCGTTGGAAATCTGGTCGCCCGATCAGGTGGCCGCCGCTTGCCCCCACTTATCGCTAGATCAGGTCGTGGCGGGTATTTACTCGCCGCAAGATCTGCAAATTATGCCGGCAGCGTTCACTCAAGCTTTGATCAACGCTGCGCAACAGCAGGGCGCGGAGTTGCAGACTGACACTGCGGTGGTCGGCTTTGAGCAAGAGGGCGATCGCGTGCAAGCCGTTCAAACCGCGTCTCAAACCTACCCCGCCGATGTCGTGATCGTGACGGCTGGCCTGGGCAGCGAGCGATTGGCAGGCAAGTTAGACCAGATGCTGCCAATGATGCCGGTGTTGGGCCAAGGCTTACGCATCCAAATGCCTGAGGGGTTGGGAGATGCCTCCTTTCAACCGGTAATCAATGGGGATGATGTGCATTTGGTGCCGATGGGCGATCGCGTCTACGGAGTCGCTGCCACGGTGGAGTTTCCGCCCGATGGGGAGCGATCGCCGTTGCCCGAGGCGGCAGCGATCGAGGCCGTCTGGCAAGCCGCGATCGAATATTGTCCGGCACTCAAAGCGGGGAACATTCTCTCTACCTGGTACGGCTTGCGTCCCCGTCCCCAGGGGCAGGCGGCTCCCGTGATTCAGCCGATGGAGGGCATTCGCAATGGCATTTTGGCAACCGGACACTACCGTAACGGAGTCCTGCTGGCTCCCGCGACGGCGCTCAAGGTTCAAGAATTGCTGCAAGCAATATTAGACAACGACAGCTCTATGTCCCCTAGTCGATAG
- the psbQ gene encoding photosystem II protein PsbQ, translating to MFSKMKWFRLRPVLSVVLAVVATCIVGCGGAEVAQPTTYSSDQIAQLEIFAPRVIELRDRFPELEDYIQNKNWVDISSFIHGPMGELRVRLDRVAVRLLPQDAKQAKYYAEEIGTHLEKLDAAAEDYNQIEAGKQYREALDDFNAFVELVPDLSV from the coding sequence ATGTTTAGCAAGATGAAGTGGTTTCGATTACGCCCCGTTCTCAGTGTGGTGCTCGCGGTGGTCGCGACCTGTATCGTCGGCTGTGGAGGGGCCGAGGTCGCGCAGCCCACGACTTACTCGAGCGACCAGATTGCTCAGTTAGAGATTTTTGCGCCCCGGGTAATCGAGCTGCGCGATCGCTTCCCCGAGTTAGAAGACTACATTCAGAATAAAAATTGGGTCGATATCAGTTCCTTCATTCACGGCCCCATGGGCGAATTGCGGGTCCGCCTGGATCGGGTCGCCGTGCGGTTATTACCTCAGGATGCCAAACAAGCGAAATACTACGCGGAAGAGATTGGCACGCATTTAGAAAAACTGGATGCCGCCGCTGAAGACTACAACCAGATCGAAGCAGGCAAACAGTATCGTGAAGCCTTGGATGATTTCAACGCATTTGTTGAACTTGTGCCTGATCTCTCGGTGTAA
- a CDS encoding photosystem II S4 domain protein: protein MLPKADLLKSVENPAAVTRVLDLAEQSIRTWEIGFTDFLSPPELVECQEIFQRLTEVHLKASGGYPQAERQRAAIARTDLPLDEVEPPLALLDIAGNFLFDTATHRDFLGALLGAGIVREKVGDIIVLGERGAQAIVAPDLVEFLEMSLTQVRSVPVKTRQIDWSELRVRQPKKKEMTTVEASLRLDAVASAGFGMSRSKMVDLINTGDVRINWKSAKQASQTINAGDLISIRGKGRLEIGDIAITKKERYRIQLTRYV, encoded by the coding sequence ATGTTGCCCAAAGCAGACCTCCTCAAATCAGTGGAAAACCCGGCAGCGGTGACGCGGGTTCTAGACCTGGCCGAGCAGTCAATCCGCACGTGGGAGATCGGCTTTACCGATTTTCTTTCGCCGCCAGAGTTGGTGGAATGCCAGGAAATCTTTCAGCGACTGACCGAAGTCCATTTAAAGGCTAGCGGCGGATATCCCCAGGCCGAGCGTCAGCGGGCCGCGATCGCCCGCACTGACTTGCCGTTGGACGAAGTCGAGCCGCCGTTGGCGTTGTTGGATATTGCTGGCAACTTTTTGTTTGACACCGCTACCCATCGCGACTTTTTGGGAGCGCTGCTGGGCGCGGGCATTGTGCGCGAAAAAGTCGGCGACATCATCGTCTTGGGGGAGCGAGGGGCGCAGGCGATCGTTGCGCCTGACTTGGTCGAGTTTTTGGAAATGAGTCTGACTCAGGTGCGATCGGTGCCCGTGAAGACGCGGCAAATCGACTGGAGTGAACTGCGCGTTCGCCAACCGAAGAAAAAAGAAATGACCACGGTGGAAGCTTCCCTGCGGTTAGATGCGGTGGCTTCTGCCGGATTTGGCATGTCGCGCAGCAAAATGGTGGATCTGATCAACACGGGAGACGTGCGCATCAACTGGAAGTCAGCCAAACAAGCCAGCCAAACCATAAATGCGGGTGATCTGATTTCGATTCGGGGCAAAGGTCGGCTCGAAATCGGCGACATCGCCATCACCAAGAAAGAGCGCTATCGCATCCAGCTAACCCGCTACGTCTAA
- a CDS encoding TIGR04376 family protein: MGLFDDLSRFLENRLDEFLKANPHLELMALEEQLRGQEEDTINLLGTLKRRQQQLEDGILETAQEIQRWHERTKKAQAANREDLAQPAQAREAALLREGNHLWGQMQGVKDQIEKTRQLQRQIHDRRRELKVKIATAEANRAAATATSRSEQTAGWQQSVPHSYKQPLDPLEETFQRWETEAELEDLKRQMRS; the protein is encoded by the coding sequence ATGGGACTGTTTGATGATTTAAGCCGATTTTTAGAAAATCGCTTAGATGAGTTTTTGAAGGCCAATCCTCACCTGGAGCTCATGGCTTTAGAAGAGCAACTCCGGGGGCAAGAAGAAGACACCATTAACTTACTGGGGACGCTGAAGCGGCGGCAGCAGCAGCTTGAAGACGGCATTTTGGAAACCGCCCAAGAAATTCAGCGCTGGCACGAGCGCACCAAAAAAGCCCAAGCCGCTAACCGGGAAGATTTAGCGCAGCCTGCCCAGGCCCGAGAAGCGGCGCTACTGCGCGAGGGCAACCACCTATGGGGACAAATGCAGGGCGTTAAAGACCAGATCGAAAAGACTCGCCAATTGCAGCGCCAGATTCACGATCGCCGTCGAGAACTCAAGGTTAAAATTGCGACGGCGGAAGCTAACCGCGCGGCCGCTACAGCCACCAGTCGGAGTGAACAAACGGCAGGCTGGCAGCAAAGCGTGCCCCATAGCTATAAGCAACCGCTAGATCCGCTCGAAGAGACCTTTCAGCGGTGGGAAACGGAGGCTGAACTGGAAGACCTGAAGCGTCAGATGCGATCGTAG
- a CDS encoding Tic22 family protein, with product MQGIFRRLASTGLTGLAIASCALMAPDPALALSEQEILEKLESVPVFLIVNGDGQSLTASVGETEEEQVQVPLVFINSIEAENFLAAAAEENSPIVEGAQLAVLPLNEVYSEASSQLDSPDTLVYVPSTQSVQQASQIAQQEFQGVPLYAAVDLEQGQYLLTSDNTLPMFFSLADLQSQVSVLLENNPAMEEVIGVEVTTFEGILRNMAANDPDIDDFLELVQFVPASETLQYLESLSNGGN from the coding sequence ATGCAAGGGATTTTTCGCCGATTAGCTTCCACAGGTTTGACCGGACTGGCGATCGCCAGCTGTGCGTTGATGGCGCCAGATCCGGCATTGGCCTTGTCAGAACAGGAAATTCTGGAAAAGTTAGAGTCTGTCCCAGTCTTTCTCATCGTGAACGGGGATGGCCAATCGCTGACGGCCAGTGTCGGCGAAACTGAAGAAGAGCAAGTCCAAGTGCCGTTAGTCTTCATCAATTCCATTGAGGCAGAGAATTTTTTGGCGGCGGCAGCCGAAGAAAATTCGCCCATCGTTGAGGGGGCCCAGCTCGCCGTCTTGCCTTTGAACGAGGTGTATTCCGAAGCGAGTTCTCAGCTCGACAGCCCCGATACACTGGTTTACGTGCCCAGTACTCAGTCGGTGCAGCAGGCCTCGCAAATTGCCCAGCAAGAATTTCAAGGGGTGCCCCTTTACGCGGCGGTTGATCTGGAACAAGGTCAATATTTGCTTACCAGCGACAATACCTTGCCGATGTTCTTTTCGTTAGCCGACCTCCAATCGCAGGTTTCCGTATTGTTGGAGAATAACCCGGCCATGGAAGAGGTCATCGGGGTTGAAGTCACCACCTTTGAGGGCATTTTGCGCAATATGGCAGCCAATGATCCAGATATCGACGACTTTTTAGAACTGGTGCAGTTCGTGCCGGCTTCTGAGACCTTGCAATACCTGGAGTCGTTATCCAATGGGGGCAACTAA